In one Xiphophorus couchianus chromosome 17, X_couchianus-1.0, whole genome shotgun sequence genomic region, the following are encoded:
- the tm7sf3 gene encoding transmembrane 7 superfamily member 3, with amino-acid sequence MSHWMWSPLLLFFACEVQAQAENRVTFLPGAFQNVNVSLNETVEAVVTRIPPDVAFITLQFHTLHRNATLSYTRIPDEGPFLSAVDSGLLAALQPAQTLLSLFLSSPDEEPVSGTGVILSYSSTAPVPGACSMESSLDLDPNVYISYNLYETTVRFGPANLGYQRGQTLAACDTSTASDTRWRLEYDVYHYFLPESDLSESSLFSGLQAVADARGMAASGRLVVTLKSTDKTAVAFSSIPGQGVIYSVIVRDPVLNTSASYVPAHTYACSFTSTLDGCQTLEKISTKVFFTIAGLAGLFVCFFGHRFFKCELFCMGFSFAAFFFFVLITRTTQLDYDIRLTVSAVVGVVGGVVLVMSWWRFGSVMACVVVVGLMLGFLVAAVVLFTPLGDLEVFRNSDVVFWVTFCCIMITLPLFFVRWPREGNIVTCGVVGAYAVVLAVNAYVYTSLSYITLNILKRFLNNNFSAAFTDAPFQTIDYALITVWAVLGVCGVVLQLYRERSRPFFPPSPYLMWLQERERRKTNVLDPSHHVPSLAGRLVERAQQLVGRREPAGEHTPLLL; translated from the exons ATGTCTCACTGGATGTGGAGTCCGCTGCTGCTCTTCTTCGCATGTGAAGTACAAGCTCAAGCGGAAA ACCGCGTGACGTTCCTGCCGGGGGCGTTCCAGAACGTGAACGTCTCTCTGAACGAGACGGTGGAGGCGGTGGTGACCCGGATCCCTCCGGACGTGGCCTTCATCACGCTGCAGTTCCACACGCTGCACCGCAACGCCACGCTCTCCTACACCAGG ATCCCAGATGAAGGTCCTTTCCTGTCGGCCGTGGACTCTGGGCTCCTCGCGGCTCTGCAGCCGGCCCAAACCCTGCTCTCCTTGTTCCTGTCTTCTCCCGACGAGGAACCCGTCTCTGGGACCGGAGTCATCCTCTCTTACTCCAGCACTG CGCCGGTCCCTGGAGCCTGCAGCATGGAGTCCAGCCTGGACTTGGATCCCAACGTCTACATCAGCTACAACCTGTACGAGACCACCGTCCGCTTCGGCCCCGCTAATTTAGGATACCAGAG AGGTCAAACCCTGGCAGCCTGCGACACGTCGACAGCAAGCGACACGCGCTGGCGCCTGGAGTACGACGTCTACCATTACTTCCTACCCGAGAGCGACCTATCAGAGAGCAGCCTGTTCAGCGGCCTCCAGGCTGTCGCCGACGCCCGAGGCATGGCGGCGAGCGGCAGACTG GTGGTGACGCTGAAGTCAACGGACAAGACGGCCGTGGCGTTCAGCTCCATCCCCGGTCAAGGCGTCATCTACTCCGTCATCGTCAGAGACCCCGTGTTGAACACCTCCGCCTCCTACGTTCCTGCCCACACCTACGCCTGTAGCTTCACCTCCACTCTGGACGGCTGCCAGACGCTCG AAAAAATATCGACAAAAGTTTTCTTCACCATCGCTGGCTTGGCAGGCTTGTTCGTCTGCTTTTTCGGCCATCGATTCTTCAAATGTG AGCTGTTCTGCATGGGGTTCAGCTTCGCCGCGTTTTTCTTCTTCGTCCTCATCACAAGGACCACGCAGCTGGACTATGACA TCCGGCTGACCGTGTCCGCTGTGGTGGGGGTGGTGGGCGGTGTCGTCCTGGTGATGAGCTGGTGGCGCTTCGGCTCCGTCATGGCCTGCGTGGTCGTGGTCGGCCTGATGCTGGGCTTCCTCGTCGCTGCCGTCGTCCTCTTCACCCCGCTGG GAGACCTCGAAGTGTTCAGGAACTCGGACGTGGTTTTCTGGGTGACGTTCTGCTGCATCATGATCACACTTCCGCTTTTCTTCGTGCGGTGGCCCAGAGAG GGAAACATCGTGACGTGCGGCGTCGTCGGAGCGTACGCCGTGGTGCTGGCCGTCAACGCCTACGTCTACACCAGCCTCTCCTACATCACGCTCAACATCCTGAAGCGCTTCCTCAACAACAACTTCAGCGCCGCCTTCACGGACGCGCCGTTCCAAACCATCG ACTACGCCTTGATCACGGTGTGGGCGGTGCTGGGCGTGTGCGGCGTGGTGCTGCAGCTGTACCGCGAGCGCTCGCGGCCTTTCTTCCCGCCCAGCCCGTACCTCATGTGGCTGCAGGAGCGCGAGCGCCGCAAGACCAACGTGCTGGACCCGAGCCACCACGTGCCCTCGCTGGCCGGGCGCCTGGTGGAGAGGGCGCAGCAGCTGGTCGGGCGGAGGGAGCCGGCAGGCGAGCACACGCCGCTGCTGCTGTGA
- the fgfr1op2 gene encoding FGFR1 oncogene partner 2 homolog — translation MNCSLEKVLADAKSLVERLRNHDNAAEMLIEQTTSLNKRVEAMKQYQEEIDSLNQVARHRPRSSLVLGIQQENRQIRELQQENKELRTSLEEHQSALELIMTKYREQVFRLLMTSKREDPAIVTQLKEQHTTEMQAHIDKINEMASVMRKAIEVDEGRVCEDEERIKQLELENNGLRELLGISREAFLVLKREEASENTSLSPLLTSADVSLRKS, via the exons ATGAACTGTTCTTTAGAGAAGGTTCTGGCAGATGCCAAGTCGTTAGTAGAAAGACTCCGTAACCACGACAACGCCGCAGAGATGCTCATCGAACAGACAACCTCCCTCAACAAGCGGGTGGAGGCCATGAAGCAG TACCAGGAGGAGATCGATTCTCTTAACCAGGTTGCACGACATCGACCTCGCTCCAGTCTGGTCCTGGGAATCCAGCAGGAAAACCGTCAGATCAGGGAActccaacaggaaaacaaag AGCTCCGAACGTCGTTGGAGGAGCACCAGTCTGCACTGGAGCTCATCATGACCAAATACAGGGAGCAGGTGTTCAGGCTTCTCATGACCAGCAAGAGGGAGGACCCTGCCATCGTCACCCAGCTGAAAGAGCAGCACACCACG GAAATGCAGGCGCACATAGACAAAATAAACGAGATGGCGTCGGTGATGAGGAAGGCGATAGAGGTGGACGAGGGCCGGGTTTGTGAAGACGAGGAGAGGATTAAACAGCTAGAG CTAGAGAACAACGGACTCCGAGAGCTGCTGGGAATCAGTCGTGAGGCTTTCCTCGTCCTAAAGAGAGAAGAGGCCTCGGAGaacacgtcgctgtctccgctGCTGACCAGCGCCGACGTCAGCCTGCGGAAGAGCTAG
- the med21 gene encoding mediator of RNA polymerase II transcription subunit 21: MADRLTQLQDAVNSLADQFCNAIGVLQQCAPPASFSNIQTAINKDQPANPTEEYAQLFAALIARTAKDVDVLIDSLPSEESTAALQAASLRQLEEENHDAAARLEEVVYRGDMLLEKIQNALADIAQSQLRTRNGALSQPSPAES; this comes from the exons ATGGCGGATCGGCTAACGCAACTTCAAGACGCAGTCAATTCG ctcgCTGATCAGTTCTGTAACGCCATCGGCGTTCTGCAGCAATGTGCTCCACCTGCCTCTTTCAGTAACATCCAGACGGCCATCAACAAGGATCAGCCTGCAAACCCCACTGAAG AATACGCTCAACTGTTCGCAGCTCTGATAGCGAGGACGGCCAAAGACGTGGACGTTCTGATCGACTCTCTTCCCAGCGAGGAGTCTACGGCGGCCCTGCAG GCGGCCAGCCTCCgtcagctggaggaggagaaccaCGACGCGGCGGCCCGTCTGGAGGAGGTGGTGTACCGCGGCGACATGCTGCTGGAGAAGATCCAGAACGCGCTGGCCGACATCGCCCAGTCGCAGCTGCGCACCCGCAACGGAGCGCTGAGCCAGCCTTCGCCGGCCGAGTCCTGA
- the LOC114161113 gene encoding serine/threonine-protein kinase 38-like: protein MAMTGGTAAALPMSNHTRERVTVAKLTLENFYSTLLTQHEEREMRQKKLEKAMEEEGLPDEEKVMRRSQHARKETEFLRLKRTRLGLDDFESLKVIGRGAFGEVRLVQKKDTGHIYAMKILRKADMLEKEQVAHIRAERDILVEADSAWVVKMFYSFQDKRNLYLIMEFLPGGDMMTLLMKKDTLSEEATQFYIAETVLAIDSIHQLGFIHRDIKPDNLLLDSRGHVKLSDFGLCTGLKKAHRTEFYRNLTHNPPSDFSFQNMNSKRKAETWKKNRRQLAYSTVGTPDYIAPEVFMQTGYNKLCDWWSLGVIMYEMLIGYPPFCSETPQETYRKVMNWKETLVFPPEVPISEKAKDLILRYCTDAENRIGAVSVEEIKSHPFFESVDWEHIRERPAAISIEIKSIDDTSNFDDFPESDILQPANATEPDFKSKDWVFLNYTYKRFEGLTQRGTIPTYMKAGKA from the exons ATGGCCATGACGGGAGGGACGGCAGCTGCCCTTCCCATGAGCAACCACACCCGGGAGAGGGTGACCGTGGCCAAGCTGACACTGGAGAACTTCTACAGCACCCTGCTCACGCAGCACGAGGAGCGGGAGATGAG GCAGAAGAAGCTGGAGAAGGCCATGGAAGAGGAGGGTTTGCCTGACGAGGAG AAAGTGATGCGGCGCTCGCAACACGCCCGTAAGGAGACGGAGTTTCTGCGTCTGAAGAGGACGCGGCTCGGCTTGGACGACTTCGAATCTCTAAAAGTTATTGGAAGGGGAGCTTTTGGAGAG GTCCGTTTGGTGCAGAAGAAGGACACAGGACACATTTATGCCATGAAGATCCTGAGGAAAGCAGACATGCTGGAGAAAGAGCAG GTGGCTCATATCCGCGCGGAGCGGGACATCCTGGTGGAGGCGGACAGCGCCTGGGTGGTCAAGATGTTCTACAGCTTCCAAGACAAGAGGAACCTCTACCTCATCATGGAGTTCCTGCCTGGAG GCGACATGATGACGCTGCTCATGAAGAAGGACACCCTGTCGGAAGAGGCCACGCAGTTCTACATCGCAGAGACGGTCCTCGCCATCGACTCCATCCACCAGCTGGGCTTCATCCACAGAGACATCAAACCTGACAACCTGCTACTGGACTCCAGG GGTCACGTGAAGTTGTCTGACTTTGGGCTGTGCACCGGACTCAAGAAGGCTCATCGCACAGAGTTTTACAGGAACCTGACGCACAACCCACCCAGTGATTTCT CTTTCCAGAACATGAACTCAAAGAGGAAAGCAGAAACCTGGAAGAAGAACAGGAGACAGCTG GCTTATTCCACTGTGGGAACGCCAGACTATATCGCTCCTGAAGTGTTCATGCAGACAGGGTACAACAAGCTCTGTGATTGGTGGTCTCTGGGTGTCATCATGTATGAAATGCTCATCG GTTACCCGCCTTTCTGCTCGGAGACGCCACAGGAGACCTACAGGAAGGTCATGAACTGGAAGGAAACGCTCGTCTTCCCACCTGAAGTCCCCATCTCAGAGAAGGCCAAAGACTTGATTTTAAG GTATTGCACTGATGCGGAGAACAGAATCGGAGCTGTGAGTGTAGAGGAGATCAAGAGTCATCCATTCTTTGAGTCAGTGGACTGGGAACACATCAG GGAGCGACCGGCAGCCATTTCTATCGAAATCAAAAGTATTGATGACACTTCAAACTTTGATGACTTCCCCGAATCAGACATCCTTCAGCCAG CCAATGCAACAGAGCCTGACTTCAAATCAAAGGACTGGGTGTTCCTGAACTACACGTACAAACGGTTCGAGGGCCTGACTCAGCGAGGCACCATCCCCACATACATGAAGGCAGGAAAGGCCTGA